In the genome of Rhodospirillales bacterium RIFCSPLOWO2_02_FULL_58_16, one region contains:
- a CDS encoding 3-deoxy-D-manno-octulosonic acid transferase, with translation MNYSDYIIYVDESGDHGLESIDQDYPVFVLNFCIFHKDIYTASVVPKIQAFKFAHFGHDLVILHEHDIRKQKPPYVFLQNQARRAVFMDGLNRIIEDADFTIIAAVIDKMRLSRQYAHPGNPYEIALCFCMEQAYAFLKDQGQHFRTTYLVVERRGKREDDDLELAFRRIRDGANRWGQMPGFQIVFADKKINSSGLQIADLTARPVGRHAINPKQPNRAWDIVETKLRKSPAGETTGWGLKNFP, from the coding sequence ATGAATTACAGCGACTACATTATTTACGTTGATGAAAGCGGCGACCACGGCCTGGAGTCCATTGATCAAGACTATCCCGTCTTCGTTCTCAACTTCTGCATCTTTCATAAGGATATCTACACAGCGTCCGTCGTGCCGAAGATTCAGGCATTCAAGTTTGCCCACTTCGGCCACGATCTGGTTATTCTTCACGAACACGATATCCGCAAGCAGAAGCCGCCATATGTCTTTCTGCAAAATCAGGCCAGACGCGCCGTTTTCATGGATGGTCTGAACCGGATCATTGAGGACGCAGATTTCACTATTATCGCTGCGGTGATCGACAAGATGCGGCTGTCGCGTCAATACGCTCATCCCGGCAATCCCTACGAGATCGCGCTTTGTTTTTGTATGGAACAAGCATATGCCTTCCTCAAGGATCAAGGCCAACATTTTCGGACCACTTACCTTGTGGTCGAGCGTCGCGGCAAGCGAGAGGATGACGATCTGGAACTCGCCTTCCGCCGCATACGCGACGGAGCTAACCGATGGGGACAAATGCCGGGCTTTCAGATCGTATTCGCCGACAAGAAGATCAACTCGTCAGGACTTCAGATCGCCGACCTGACGGCACGTCCCGTCGGTCGACACGCCATTAATCCCAAGCAGCCGAACCGAGCCTGGGACATCGTGGAAACAAAGCTGCGGAAAAGTCCGGCGGGAGAAACCACCGGCTGGGGTTTGAAAAACTTCCCCTGA
- a CDS encoding arginase, with protein MKKRLKGKRVALIGAPTDIGAGRRGGSMGPEALRIAGLKAAINRLGFDAEDRGDLTGPVNPGAEPMNGYRHLRQVVAWNEAVRNAVHQALKDGDFPVVMGGDHSLAVGSTAGVSRYCAEAGKPLTVLWLDAHADFNTPASSPTGNIHGMPVSFICGHGPSELAGLGAFTPMLDPSAIVQVGVRSVDAVEKRLVAESGLIVHDMRRIDEYGMRAVMKEALDQVRRRNGHLHVSFDVDFLDPSIAPGVATAVPGGPTYREAQLCMEMIHDCGLMASLDVMELNPVFDDHNKTAELVVELIESLFGEQTLARSSKP; from the coding sequence ATGAAGAAACGGCTTAAAGGAAAACGGGTGGCGCTGATCGGCGCTCCGACCGATATCGGCGCCGGTCGCCGGGGCGGGTCGATGGGGCCGGAGGCGCTGAGAATCGCCGGCTTGAAAGCCGCCATCAACCGGCTCGGCTTTGACGCAGAGGACAGGGGCGACTTGACCGGCCCGGTAAATCCGGGGGCCGAACCGATGAACGGCTATCGCCATCTCCGCCAGGTTGTCGCCTGGAATGAGGCGGTCAGGAACGCCGTTCATCAGGCGCTGAAAGACGGAGACTTTCCCGTCGTCATGGGCGGCGACCACAGCCTTGCCGTCGGCTCGACGGCGGGAGTATCCCGTTACTGCGCCGAGGCCGGCAAGCCGCTTACGGTGCTGTGGCTGGACGCCCACGCCGATTTCAACACGCCGGCGTCCTCGCCGACGGGGAACATTCACGGCATGCCGGTCTCCTTTATTTGCGGCCATGGTCCTTCGGAACTGGCCGGACTGGGGGCCTTTACGCCGATGCTTGATCCTTCGGCCATCGTTCAGGTGGGGGTGCGCTCCGTTGACGCCGTCGAGAAGCGACTGGTGGCGGAAAGCGGCCTGATCGTTCATGACATGCGCCGGATCGACGAATACGGCATGAGGGCGGTAATGAAAGAGGCGCTGGATCAGGTTCGTCGGCGAAACGGCCACCTTCACGTCAGCTTTGACGTGGACTTTCTCGATCCTTCCATCGCTCCGGGGGTGGCGACGGCGGTTCCCGGCGGTCCCACCTATCGGGAAGCCCAGCTATGTATGGAAATGATTCATGATTGCGGTCTGATGGCGTCGCTGGATGTCATGGAACTGAACCCGGTCTTTGACGATCATAACAAAACGGCGGAATTGGTCGTGGAGCTGATCGAAAGCCTCTTCGGGGAGCAGACCCTGGCGAGAAGTTCAAAGCCATGA
- a CDS encoding cobalt-precorrin-5B (C(1))-methyltransferase — MTSSKAKQQAWRKGWTTGACAAAAAAAAYEALITGRFPDPVAITLPKGETPGFALSWCGLEDGRAFAGVIKDAGDDPDVTHGAEIISTVQFGLPGSGITYGAGEGVGVVTLPGLALTVGEPAINPGPRKMIVDAVQAVGARSGRSGNADLLVTISIPGGDKRAQKTMNRRLGIIGGLSILGTTGIVIPYSCSSWIHAIHCGVDVARASHIDHIAAATGRTSEAGARALHGLAETACIEMGDFAGALLKYLRRHPVERLTLAGGFAKMSKLAQGSLDLHSSRSPVDFAALAAMLGELGAAPEQVERSRRANTAAQVLAEARDQGLDLSGLVARRARETALAVLAGGTAVDVAVFDGAGEMTGYADGK, encoded by the coding sequence ATGACGAGCAGCAAAGCAAAACAACAAGCGTGGCGCAAGGGGTGGACGACGGGGGCCTGCGCCGCCGCCGCCGCCGCCGCCGCTTATGAGGCTCTGATTACCGGGAGATTCCCCGATCCGGTCGCCATTACCCTGCCGAAAGGCGAAACGCCCGGCTTCGCCCTGTCCTGGTGCGGGCTTGAGGACGGGCGGGCTTTCGCCGGCGTTATCAAGGACGCCGGGGACGACCCCGACGTTACCCACGGCGCCGAGATCATATCGACGGTGCAATTCGGCCTGCCCGGCAGCGGAATTACATACGGCGCCGGAGAAGGCGTCGGCGTCGTCACCCTCCCCGGTTTGGCGTTGACGGTGGGCGAGCCGGCCATTAATCCCGGCCCCAGGAAGATGATCGTCGACGCGGTGCAGGCCGTCGGCGCGAGATCGGGCAGGAGCGGGAACGCCGATCTTTTGGTCACTATCTCCATTCCCGGCGGCGACAAGCGGGCGCAAAAGACGATGAACCGGCGACTCGGCATTATCGGCGGTCTGTCGATATTAGGCACCACCGGGATAGTGATCCCTTATTCCTGCTCGTCGTGGATTCACGCCATTCATTGCGGCGTTGACGTGGCCCGCGCTTCGCATATTGATCATATAGCCGCCGCCACCGGCCGCACTTCGGAAGCCGGAGCGCGCGCCCTGCACGGACTAGCCGAGACCGCCTGCATCGAAATGGGAGACTTCGCCGGCGCCTTGCTCAAGTATCTGCGCAGGCATCCGGTGGAACGACTGACTCTGGCCGGCGGCTTCGCCAAGATGTCAAAGCTGGCGCAGGGCAGTCTTGATTTGCACTCTTCGCGCTCGCCGGTGGATTTTGCCGCGCTGGCGGCTATGCTGGGGGAACTGGGAGCCGCGCCCGAACAGGTCGAGCGGTCGCGCCGCGCCAATACGGCGGCCCAGGTGCTTGCCGAGGCCCGCGATCAAGGCCTGGACTTGTCCGGTCTGGTGGCGCGACGGGCGCGGGAAACGGCGCTGGCCGTCCTTGCCGGAGGAACGGCGGTCGATGTCGCCGTTTTCGACGGCGCCGGCGAAATGACGGGATACGCGGATGGTAAGTAA
- a CDS encoding DUF2384 domain-containing protein, with product MTATIYAVPAFGKDFNGFLDFLHDQEIGVAALSPKRFSEVFNMDLLTLAAQAHVHRNTISRSPASESVQRFLREALRVIRAAADLSGEVNKALFWYHNEPLPPFGYKTAEQLVSDGRTEDLLRYIESLEAGAAG from the coding sequence ATGACGGCCACGATTTATGCCGTTCCTGCTTTTGGCAAGGACTTTAATGGCTTTCTGGATTTTCTGCACGACCAGGAAATCGGCGTCGCCGCGCTTTCGCCCAAGCGATTCAGCGAGGTATTCAACATGGACCTCCTGACCCTGGCCGCGCAGGCCCACGTCCACCGCAACACCATCAGTCGATCTCCCGCCTCTGAAAGCGTACAACGGTTCCTGCGTGAAGCGTTGCGCGTCATTCGGGCGGCGGCGGATTTGTCCGGCGAGGTAAACAAGGCTCTTTTTTGGTATCACAACGAACCCTTGCCGCCGTTCGGTTACAAAACGGCCGAGCAGTTAGTGAGCGATGGTCGCACCGAAGACCTGCTGCGCTACATCGAGTCGCTGGAGGCCGGGGCGGCAGGATGA
- a CDS encoding argininosuccinate synthase: MIKDVKKVVLAYSGGLDTSVILRWLQDTYGCEVITFTADIGQGEELEPARKKAEAMGIRNIFIEDLREEFVSDYVFPMFRANALYEGAYLLGTAIARPLIARHQIRIAEITGADAVAHGATGKGNDQVRFELAYYALKPSIKVIAPWREWDLDSRTKLIEYARDHQIPVAKDKEGAPPYSADANLLHISCEGKALEDPWLEPPEAIYTRSVSPMAAPDRPTEIEIEFRKGDPIGINGKRLSPAVLLETLNKVAGANGVGRVDMVENRFVGIKSRGVYETPGGTVLAHARRAVESITLDRGAAHLKDEMMPRYAELIYNGFWFSPEREMMQAAIDKASEPVNGAVRMKLYKGNVIITGRKSPNSLYDENIATFETDAVYNQKDAEGFIKLNALRLKLGKKK; this comes from the coding sequence ATGATAAAAGACGTAAAAAAAGTCGTGCTGGCCTATTCCGGCGGCCTGGATACCTCGGTGATCCTGCGCTGGCTTCAGGACACCTACGGCTGCGAGGTGATTACCTTCACCGCCGACATCGGCCAGGGCGAGGAACTGGAGCCGGCCAGGAAAAAGGCCGAAGCGATGGGGATCAGGAATATCTTCATCGAAGACCTGCGCGAGGAATTCGTCAGCGACTACGTTTTCCCCATGTTCAGGGCCAACGCCCTTTACGAAGGGGCCTATCTGCTGGGCACCGCCATTGCCCGTCCGCTGATCGCCAGGCATCAGATCAGGATCGCCGAAATCACCGGCGCCGACGCCGTCGCCCACGGCGCCACCGGCAAGGGCAACGATCAGGTGCGCTTCGAGCTGGCCTACTATGCGCTCAAGCCGTCGATCAAGGTTATCGCCCCGTGGCGGGAATGGGACCTCGACTCCCGAACCAAACTGATCGAGTACGCCCGCGACCACCAGATTCCGGTGGCCAAGGACAAGGAAGGCGCCCCTCCCTATTCGGCGGACGCCAACCTTTTGCATATCTCATGCGAGGGCAAGGCGCTGGAAGACCCGTGGCTGGAGCCGCCGGAAGCGATCTACACCCGCAGCGTTTCGCCGATGGCCGCTCCCGACCGGCCGACGGAGATCGAGATCGAGTTCAGGAAAGGCGATCCGATTGGGATTAACGGCAAGCGCCTGTCTCCCGCCGTCCTGCTGGAGACCCTGAACAAAGTCGCCGGGGCCAACGGCGTCGGCCGCGTCGATATGGTCGAAAACCGCTTCGTCGGCATCAAGTCTCGCGGCGTTTACGAGACTCCCGGCGGCACGGTGCTGGCTCACGCCCGGCGGGCCGTGGAAAGCATTACCCTGGACCGGGGGGCGGCTCATCTCAAGGACGAGATGATGCCCCGCTATGCCGAATTGATCTATAACGGCTTCTGGTTTTCGCCCGAGCGCGAAATGATGCAGGCCGCCATCGACAAGGCTTCCGAGCCGGTCAACGGCGCGGTCAGGATGAAGCTGTACAAGGGCAACGTTATCATTACCGGACGCAAATCGCCCAACAGCCTGTATGACGAAAACATCGCCACTTTCGAGACCGATGCCGTCTATAACCAGAAAGACGCCGAAGGCTTCATCAAACTCAACGCCCTGAGATTAAAGCTGGGGAAAAAGAAGTAG
- a CDS encoding cobyrinic acid a,c-diamide synthase (responsible for the amidation of carboxylic groups at position A and C of cobyrinic acid or hydrogenobrynic acid), which translates to MSLVGGLIIAATASGSGKTVFTLGLLRHMARSGVAVAPAKVGPDYIDPAFHAAAAGRPCLNLDPWAMRSSTLAAAVGTLAQGAEIIVCEGVMGLFDGATMNEGSTADMARITGWPVILVVDARAQGASAAAVVKGFATLRPELKLAGVVFNRTGSGRHVRILYDSCAEYVPDVPVFGFVPRHQDLCLPERHLGLVQAGEHGDLETFLNNAADLIGKAVNVKSIQRLARPWPGVAADNTAVPLPPLGQVIAVADDEAFRFSYRLVIDGWRAMGCRISLFSPLAGQAPAEDADAVYLPGGYPELYAGRLAANAAFLDGLRRAERRGAVIFGECGGYMALGGGIEDANGVRHAMAGLLPLETSFAERHLHLGYRYAALEADGPLGRAGRRFRGHEFHYARIARQDPGSPLFKCTDVEGIDHGPAGLTKGRVMGSFIHLIDGEDDG; encoded by the coding sequence GTGAGTCTGGTCGGCGGCCTGATAATCGCCGCCACCGCTTCGGGCAGCGGCAAGACCGTGTTCACCCTCGGCCTGCTGCGTCATATGGCCCGCTCGGGCGTAGCCGTCGCCCCGGCCAAGGTCGGCCCCGACTATATCGACCCGGCGTTTCACGCCGCCGCCGCCGGCAGGCCGTGTCTCAACCTGGACCCCTGGGCAATGCGTTCCTCGACCCTGGCCGCCGCCGTCGGAACCCTCGCCCAAGGCGCGGAAATCATCGTCTGCGAAGGAGTCATGGGCCTGTTCGACGGCGCCACAATGAACGAGGGATCGACGGCGGATATGGCCCGGATTACCGGCTGGCCGGTAATCCTTGTCGTTGACGCCCGCGCCCAGGGCGCTTCGGCCGCCGCCGTAGTCAAGGGGTTCGCCACCTTGCGTCCCGAATTGAAACTCGCCGGCGTCGTCTTTAACCGCACAGGCTCCGGTCGTCACGTTCGGATACTATATGATTCATGCGCCGAATATGTGCCTGACGTCCCGGTTTTCGGCTTCGTGCCGCGCCATCAGGACCTCTGTCTGCCCGAGCGCCACCTGGGTCTGGTCCAGGCCGGCGAGCACGGCGACCTGGAAACCTTTCTCAATAACGCCGCCGACCTGATCGGCAAGGCGGTGAACGTGAAGTCCATTCAACGACTGGCCAGGCCGTGGCCGGGCGTCGCCGCCGATAATACGGCTGTTCCCTTGCCGCCGTTGGGCCAGGTCATCGCCGTCGCCGACGACGAGGCCTTCCGCTTCAGTTACCGACTGGTCATCGACGGCTGGCGGGCCATGGGCTGCCGGATCAGTTTGTTCTCTCCCCTTGCCGGACAGGCTCCGGCGGAAGATGCCGACGCCGTTTATCTGCCGGGCGGCTACCCGGAACTGTACGCCGGCAGACTCGCCGCCAACGCCGCCTTCCTCGACGGGCTGCGCCGGGCCGAAAGACGGGGCGCCGTTATTTTCGGCGAGTGCGGCGGCTATATGGCTCTCGGCGGCGGCATCGAGGACGCCAACGGCGTGCGTCACGCCATGGCCGGACTGCTGCCGCTGGAAACCTCGTTCGCCGAACGTCATCTGCACCTGGGTTACAGGTACGCGGCGCTGGAGGCCGACGGCCCCTTGGGCCGGGCGGGCAGGCGCTTTCGCGGCCACGAGTTCCACTACGCCAGGATCGCCCGGCAAGACCCCGGCTCGCCGCTGTTCAAATGTACGGATGTGGAGGGAATCGATCATGGTCCGGCAGGGTTAACGAAAGGCCGGGTGATGGGGTCGTTCATCCATCTGATCGACGGCGAAGACGATGGTTAG
- a CDS encoding bifunctional ornithine acetyltransferase/N-acetylglutamate synthase, whose protein sequence is MPPLRGVMLAAGACGLRYKGRNDVLLVKLAHGASVAGVFTRSLTASAPVEWCRKALHSGTASALLVNSGNANAFTGAAGDRALEDTVKAVADLFPCRPSTVFAASTGVIGEPLDGGKIIAVLPDLENNLKADSWKAAAEAIMTTDTFAKGAVRVAAIGDVKVTINGIAKGSGMIAPDMATMLAFVFTDAAIPSDVLQKLLGEAVNRSFNCTTVDGDTSTSDTLLLFATGEGDKHLPVTDADDRHLADFRRALNEVMLDLALQVVRDGEGASKLISITVNGAENEKAARAIGLSIANSPLVKTAVAAEDANWGRIVMAVGKAGERADRDKLSIIIGGHPVAENGAAVAGYDETPVAGHMKGAEIDIAVDVGIGKGSATVWTCDLTHGYIDINAKYRS, encoded by the coding sequence ATGCCGCCCCTTCGCGGAGTGATGCTGGCCGCCGGAGCGTGCGGTCTGCGCTACAAGGGGCGAAACGACGTGCTGCTGGTGAAGCTGGCTCACGGCGCTTCGGTGGCCGGCGTTTTCACCAGATCGCTCACCGCCTCCGCTCCCGTTGAATGGTGCCGCAAAGCCCTGCATTCGGGGACGGCAAGCGCCCTGCTGGTCAATTCGGGCAACGCCAACGCCTTTACCGGCGCCGCCGGCGACAGGGCGCTGGAAGATACCGTCAAGGCCGTCGCCGACCTGTTCCCATGCCGTCCGTCAACGGTGTTCGCCGCCTCTACCGGCGTCATCGGCGAGCCGCTGGACGGCGGCAAGATCATCGCCGTTCTGCCGGACCTGGAGAATAATTTGAAGGCGGATTCCTGGAAGGCGGCGGCCGAGGCGATCATGACTACCGACACCTTTGCCAAAGGCGCCGTCCGCGTCGCCGCTATCGGCGACGTAAAGGTGACGATCAACGGCATCGCCAAGGGTTCAGGCATGATCGCTCCCGACATGGCGACCATGCTGGCCTTCGTCTTCACCGATGCTGCCATTCCCTCGGACGTGCTTCAGAAATTGCTGGGCGAAGCCGTCAACCGCTCGTTTAACTGCACCACCGTTGACGGCGACACCTCGACCAGCGACACGTTGCTGCTGTTCGCCACCGGCGAGGGCGACAAGCATCTGCCGGTAACCGACGCCGACGACCGCCATCTTGCGGATTTCCGTCGGGCGCTGAACGAGGTTATGCTTGACCTCGCCTTGCAGGTGGTGCGCGACGGCGAGGGCGCCTCCAAGCTTATTTCCATTACCGTCAACGGCGCCGAAAACGAAAAGGCGGCGCGTGCTATCGGGCTGTCTATCGCCAACTCGCCGCTGGTCAAAACGGCGGTGGCCGCCGAGGACGCCAACTGGGGACGCATAGTCATGGCCGTCGGCAAGGCCGGCGAAAGGGCAGACAGGGACAAGCTGTCGATCATAATAGGCGGCCATCCGGTGGCCGAGAACGGCGCCGCCGTGGCCGGTTACGACGAGACGCCGGTAGCCGGGCATATGAAAGGCGCCGAGATCGATATTGCCGTCGATGTCGGCATCGGCAAAGGCTCTGCCACCGTATGGACCTGCGACCTCACCCACGGCTACATCGATATCAATGCCAAATACAGGTCCTGA
- a CDS encoding cobalt-precorrin-6A reductase, translating into MVSKLLILGGVAEAADLARKASVALKGKVEVITSLAGRLKHRPDIPGRVRFGGFGGVEGLIDYLKDEAVDFVIDATHPFAETISGHAYVACLSSGVPRLSLIRPPWQAPPHAKWIEMDSLEEVASALPRISRRAFLTVGKGGIEAFSTVKGVWFLVRLIEEPDAPLPLADYQLVTGRPPHTVESERALIDDYGIDALIAKQSGGHMGEAKIIAACEAGIAVVAVSRPPPEPGESVETAEEAMAWLKERLRQ; encoded by the coding sequence ATGGTAAGTAAATTGCTCATTCTGGGAGGCGTCGCCGAGGCCGCCGATCTGGCGCGCAAGGCGTCCGTCGCCCTCAAAGGAAAGGTCGAGGTGATCACCTCGCTGGCCGGGCGTCTGAAGCACAGGCCGGACATTCCCGGACGGGTGCGTTTCGGAGGTTTCGGCGGGGTTGAGGGGCTTATCGATTATCTCAAGGACGAGGCCGTCGATTTTGTGATCGACGCCACCCATCCCTTTGCCGAGACCATTTCCGGTCATGCTTATGTTGCGTGCCTAAGCTCCGGTGTGCCGCGCCTGTCGTTGATTCGTCCGCCGTGGCAGGCGCCGCCGCACGCAAAATGGATCGAGATGGACAGCCTTGAGGAAGTCGCCTCGGCGTTGCCGCGCATATCGCGGCGGGCCTTTCTCACCGTCGGCAAGGGCGGCATCGAAGCCTTCTCCACGGTGAAAGGGGTGTGGTTCCTGGTGCGCCTGATAGAGGAACCGGACGCCCCCCTGCCCCTGGCCGATTATCAACTGGTCACCGGACGCCCCCCTCATACGGTGGAAAGCGAACGCGCCCTGATCGACGACTACGGCATCGACGCCTTGATCGCCAAGCAAAGCGGCGGCCATATGGGAGAGGCGAAGATCATTGCCGCCTGTGAAGCCGGCATCGCCGTCGTTGCCGTCAGTAGGCCTCCGCCCGAACCGGGCGAAAGCGTGGAAACGGCGGAAGAGGCCATGGCCTGGCTTAAGGAGCGCCTCCGGCAATGA
- a CDS encoding ornithine--oxo-acid transaminase, which translates to MSRQDEIIAQAEKYGANNYLPLPLVISRAEGVWAWDEDQNKYMDCLSSYSALNQGHRHPAIIKALIEQAGKVTLTSRAFHNMRMGAFLEKLCRLSSMEMALPMNTGVEAVETAIKAARKWGYRIKGIKDGRAEIIVCNNNFHGRTTTVVGFSSEPRYRDGFGPFAPGFRLIDFGDIGQLEAAITPDTAAFMVEPIQGEGGIVVPPEGYLAAAKKICRQNNVLFVLDEIQTGLGRTGKLFCHQHEAGAEPDVLIVGKALGGGVYPVSAMLSSKEVLGVFTPGDHGSTFGGNPLASAVGEAALDVIVNERLAEKAERSGRYLMKRLASINGGAIKEVRGKGLLIGIEIKQSAGPARPYCERLMKLGVLVKETHVRVIRLAPPLIITMEEIDWLAERMQMVLGN; encoded by the coding sequence ATGAGCAGGCAAGACGAAATTATCGCCCAGGCGGAAAAGTACGGCGCCAACAACTACCTTCCGCTGCCGCTGGTTATTTCCAGGGCGGAAGGCGTGTGGGCGTGGGATGAGGACCAAAACAAATATATGGATTGCCTAAGCTCCTATTCGGCGCTTAACCAGGGCCACCGCCACCCGGCGATCATCAAGGCCTTGATCGAGCAGGCAGGGAAGGTGACGCTGACTTCGCGGGCCTTTCATAATATGCGCATGGGCGCTTTCCTGGAGAAGCTGTGCCGCTTGAGTTCGATGGAAATGGCCCTGCCGATGAACACCGGCGTCGAGGCCGTTGAAACCGCCATCAAGGCGGCGCGCAAATGGGGATATCGCATCAAGGGCATCAAGGACGGGCGGGCGGAGATCATCGTCTGCAACAACAACTTCCACGGACGCACGACGACGGTTGTCGGTTTTTCCTCGGAGCCTCGCTATCGGGACGGCTTCGGCCCCTTTGCCCCCGGCTTCAGGCTGATTGATTTCGGCGATATCGGGCAACTGGAGGCGGCCATCACCCCCGACACGGCGGCCTTCATGGTGGAGCCGATCCAGGGCGAGGGGGGCATCGTCGTGCCGCCCGAGGGCTATCTGGCGGCGGCCAAGAAAATTTGCCGGCAAAACAATGTGTTGTTCGTCCTCGATGAAATCCAGACCGGGCTGGGGCGCACCGGAAAGCTGTTTTGCCATCAGCACGAGGCCGGCGCCGAACCGGATGTGCTGATCGTCGGCAAGGCGCTGGGCGGCGGCGTTTATCCGGTTTCGGCGATGCTGTCGTCAAAAGAAGTCCTCGGCGTATTCACTCCCGGCGATCACGGCAGCACCTTCGGCGGCAATCCGCTGGCCTCGGCGGTCGGCGAGGCGGCGCTTGACGTAATCGTAAACGAGCGTCTCGCCGAGAAGGCGGAACGATCGGGACGCTATTTGATGAAGCGGCTCGCTTCCATTAACGGCGGCGCAATCAAGGAAGTGCGCGGCAAGGGCCTGCTGATCGGCATCGAGATCAAACAGAGCGCCGGCCCGGCCCGGCCCTATTGCGAAAGACTGATGAAACTGGGGGTGTTGGTCAAGGAAACCCATGTCCGGGTGATTCGCCTGGCGCCGCCGCTGATCATCACCATGGAGGAAATCGACTGGCTGGCCGAACGGATGCAAATGGTTCTTGGTAACTGA
- a CDS encoding RES protein, producing the protein MILTRLEELTAYRMCVPKWAVAPKSGAGAAMHGGRANRPGVPAIYLALDTETAVREYRQASALLPPGTLVSYQITVGDVADFRNGFEATDWNPIWDDFYCDWRELYFNQRIEPPSWVAGDEVTAAGAKGILFRSGLSVGGTNLVVYPGTFGAADMLSIFDPDQSLPKNRDSWP; encoded by the coding sequence ATGATTCTGACCCGGCTGGAGGAACTGACCGCCTACCGAATGTGTGTCCCCAAATGGGCCGTCGCGCCGAAGAGCGGGGCAGGCGCCGCTATGCATGGCGGACGCGCCAATCGACCGGGCGTTCCGGCGATCTATCTGGCGCTGGACACTGAGACGGCGGTCAGGGAGTACCGGCAGGCGTCTGCGTTATTGCCGCCGGGTACGCTGGTCAGCTACCAGATAACGGTAGGGGATGTCGCCGATTTTCGGAATGGTTTCGAGGCGACCGACTGGAATCCGATTTGGGATGATTTCTACTGCGATTGGCGCGAATTGTACTTCAACCAACGTATTGAACCGCCCAGTTGGGTTGCAGGCGATGAAGTCACGGCGGCGGGGGCAAAAGGCATCCTCTTCCGGTCCGGCTTGTCTGTAGGTGGAACGAATCTGGTAGTTTATCCCGGAACGTTCGGCGCTGCGGATATGCTCTCGATATTCGATCCTGATCAGTCCTTGCCGAAGAACCGGGACTCATGGCCGTAA
- a CDS encoding Crp/Fnr family transcriptional regulator yields MPKPAPPSDSIVQVLTGIRLLKGLKPDELKKIATHCRYRRFSAHDQIFDRNSSTSDVFFVVRGRVRIVNYSLSGREITLDDVTQGDHFGELSAIDGEPRSAGVRSMTDSLIVALPRADFLEAVGNYPAMALNIMKSMAKIIRISTERIMDLSTLGANNRVHADLLRQALACKGEGNEAKINPMPVHGEIAARVSTTRETVARVMNELARKNIIERKKDILVVRDIERLRDMVEAVRGD; encoded by the coding sequence GTGCCGAAGCCGGCGCCGCCATCGGATTCCATTGTCCAGGTTCTGACCGGCATCCGGCTTTTGAAAGGCCTCAAGCCCGATGAATTGAAGAAGATCGCCACGCACTGCCGCTATCGGCGCTTCTCCGCCCATGATCAAATCTTCGACCGGAACAGTTCCACCAGCGATGTTTTTTTTGTTGTTCGCGGCCGGGTGCGCATCGTCAATTATTCCCTGTCCGGGCGGGAAATTACCCTTGACGACGTTACCCAAGGCGACCATTTCGGAGAATTGTCGGCCATCGACGGCGAACCGCGCTCGGCCGGCGTCAGATCGATGACCGACAGTCTGATCGTCGCCCTTCCGCGTGCCGACTTTCTTGAGGCGGTCGGCAATTATCCGGCAATGGCGCTCAACATCATGAAAAGCATGGCGAAGATCATACGCATATCCACCGAACGCATCATGGATTTGAGCACGCTCGGCGCCAACAACAGAGTCCACGCCGACCTGCTGCGCCAAGCCCTCGCCTGCAAAGGAGAGGGTAACGAGGCGAAGATCAATCCCATGCCGGTCCATGGCGAGATCGCCGCCCGCGTCAGCACCACCCGCGAAACCGTCGCCAGGGTAATGAATGAACTGGCGCGCAAAAATATTATCGAACGCAAGAAAGACATTCTGGTAGTTCGTGACATTGAACGCCTGCGGGACATGGTCGAGGCGGTGCGCGGCGATTAG